The following are from one region of the Aspergillus luchuensis IFO 4308 DNA, chromosome 4, nearly complete sequence genome:
- a CDS encoding chromatin-binding exonuclease XRN1 (COG:A;~EggNog:ENOG410PGRH;~InterPro:IPR027073,IPR040486,IPR040992,IPR004859, IPR016494,IPR041106,IPR041412,IPR041385,IPR014722;~PFAM:PF18129,PF18332,PF18334,PF03159,PF17846, PF18194;~antiSMASH:Cluster_4.8;~go_function: GO:0003676 - nucleic acid binding [Evidence IEA];~go_function: GO:0004527 - exonuclease activity [Evidence IEA];~go_function: GO:0008409 - 5'-3' exonuclease activity [Evidence IEA];~go_process: GO:0000956 - nuclear-transcribed mRNA catabolic process [Evidence IEA]) has protein sequence MGVPKFFRWLSERYPAISMLIAENRIPEFDNLYLDMNGIIHNCTHKDSDSPTFRMTEDKMFIAIFNYIEHLYGKIKPKKLFFMAVDGVAPRAKMNQQRARRFRTALDAETAKEKAIAQGIEMPKEEAFDSNCITPGTEFMAKLTEQLKYFINKKISEDKDWQGVEIVLSGHEVPGEGEHKIMEYIRHAKAQPLYDPNVRHCLYGLDADLIMLGLLSHDPHFSLLREEVTFGRQVQKKSKELEHQNFFLLHLCMVREYLELEFQELEQEGVLSFPFDMEKVIDDFILMAFFVGNDFLPNLPNLHINEGALAFMFKIYKESLPKMGGYINEQGVIKMDRLGILLDALSDVEFRFFEHEYSDAQWIRAKKGDVTEPQEKPKGFTITPAQKELFKQVKKYVLNRPGKAAETKPLDFASSLPARDRKFVEQLADDLRLPWTTVADEHGDRFIRVQLPGNDNDDSDDEDEEASVAVQRIIRRYDNAKVQELSPEEAQQAAEKKYEAKFQEWKNNYYVGKFGWGLDSHEEMRELTENYVQGLQWVLYYYYRGIASWPWFFKYHYAPMISDVKKGLNADTNFRLGKPFRPYEQLMGVLPDRSKKTVPAAYRDLMTSPDSPIIDFYPRDFELDMNGKKMEWEAVVKIPFIEERRLLDALATREHLLTPEEKARNGFGASLKFTYSPEVQFIYPSSLPGVFPDIPNCHCIENIFDLPTMDGLEPYIGLMDGVQMGAAALAGFPSLQTLPHVGQLGHHGVTVFQQESRNESMVITLLDPGSRSSVELAKQKLGQRVHVGYPFLQEALVIRVSDELFDYILPEPTGHVVSIPHTPAQIDQWKRKAERIESSYSKRLGTIIGPVESMVHVQLLKGLIKTDEGATVKEFADIPGQETDYALQLVVDDVINPDQRFIEREALPIEEEFPENSRAFMLGEYNYGRPVQITGHDHGKVNGMIAAVKVREPEFGRDRARDAEKLCPYMPSYAIARSLRLNPLVLAKITSSFSVDVEGQRVNLGLNLKFEARKQKVLGYSRRGDSGWEFSPKAVELLQQYMIKFPEFIAGIQRNPQNDRYTPTDFYPEETALLKMKEIRDWLKSIEAKNFERVPLDAEQLDSDLVKLIEQDADQLLQSMPPMEVKAVRGLPRSALLRPSDVEQRLGNQTFKLGDRVVYAQDSGKVPIATRGTVVGLTRTPRALLLDVVFDVSFMSGTTLGDRCSPFRGQTVLASSVLNVSYRQLTVNTRASNSAQKQSQQTPLTVAGYGAPLGPGGQGQLREAPAPPPLGNSYRGAVSGMGNGRGRGRGASNGVGAQTTLPFRPQPNGASPAGGRGRGGMNGGGRGGRGGPARTRGGYVAVDNDPEAGVLNHNPNFRPKNYSQVPPPQSISGRGRGRGNNMRGDRGTGFRGRGRGRGAAVAGEN, from the exons ATGGGTGTTCCCAAGTTCTTCCGCTGGCTGAGCGAGCGGTATCCCGCGATCTCTATGTTGATCGCGGAGAACCGTATACCGGAATTCGACAACCTATACCTGGATATGAATGGCATTATTCATAACTGTACACACAAGGACAGCGATTCACCGACTTTTCGCATGACCGAGGATAAGATGTTTATCGCTATCTTTAACTATATCGAGCATTTGTATGGCAAGATCAAGCCTAAGaagctcttcttcatggcagTCGATGGTGTGGCTCCGCGAGCCAAGATGAACCAGCAGCGTGCTCGACGTTTCCGGACGGCTTTGGATGCTGAGACggccaaggagaaggcgaTTGCTCAGGGTATCGAGATGCCGAAGGAGGAAGCTTTTGACAGCAACTGCATTACACCCGGTACCGAGTTTATGGCCAAGTTAACCGAGCAATTGAAATACTTTATCAACAAGAAGATCTCCGAAGACAAGGATTGGCAGGGAGTCGAGATTGTGCTTTCTGGCCACGAAGTTCCAGGTGAAGGTGAACACAAGATCATGGAGTACATCCGGCATGCGAAAGCACAGCCTCTCTACGATCCTAACGTCCGTCACTGTTTGTACGGCCTTGACGCTGACCTGATCATGTTGGGGCTTCTGAGTCACGATCCCCACTTTTCCCTGCTTCGTGAAGAGGTCACCTTCGGTCGTCAAGTTCAGAAGAAATCTAAGGAGCTTGAACACCAgaacttctttcttttgcatCTGTGTATGGTTAGAGAATACCTGGAGTTGGAGTTTCAGGAGTTGGAACAGGAAGGTGTTTTGAGCTTTCCGTTTGACATGGAAAAGGTTATTGACGATTTCATTCTAATGGCTTTCTTTGTTGGAAACGACTTTTTGCCCAACTTGCCCAATCTGCATATTAACGAGGGTGCTTTGGCATTCATGTTTAAGATCTATAAGGAATCATTGCCCAAGATGGGTGGCTACATTAACGAACAAGGTGTTATCAAAATGGACCGACTGGGCATCCTTTTGGATGCTCTGAGCGATGTCGAGTTCCGCTTCTTCGAGCACGAGTACTCAGATGCGCAGTGGATTCGGGCCAAGAAGGGCGATGTCACAGAACCCCAggagaagcccaagggcTTCACGATCACTCCTGCCCAGAAGGAATTATTCAAGCAGGTCAAGAAGTACGTTCTGAACCGACCTGGAAAGGCAGCAGAAACGAAGCCTCTTGactttgcttcttcattgcCGGCTCGTGACCGCAAGTTTGTGGAGCAGCTGGCAGATGACCTTCGGCTGCCGTGGACGACCGTCGCAGACGAACATGGTGATCGGTTCATCCGCGTGCAGCTCCCTGGAAATGATAATGACgacagcgatgatgaggatgaagaggcctCCGTTGCGGTTCAGCGAATTATCCGAAGATACGATAATGCAAAGGTCCAGGAGTTATCACCCGAGGAAGCCCAACaagcggcggagaagaagtatgAAGCGAAGTTCCAGGAATGGAAGAATAATTACTACGTCGGCAAGTTTGGCTGGGGGCTTGATAGCcatgaggagatgagggagtTGACGGAGAACTATGTACAGGGTCTCCAGTGGGTcctgtactactactacagaGGCATTGCATCCTGGCCGTGGTTCTTCAAGTATCACTACGCACCGATGATCTCCG ACGTAAAGAAAGGCCTCAATGCAGATACCAACTTCCGACTTGGCAAGCCCTTCCGGCCGTATGAGCAGCTGATGGGTGTGTTGCCTGACCGAAGCAAGAAGACTGTTCCTGCGGCATACCGGGATCTAATGACTTCTCCGGATTCCCCAATCATCGATTTTTACCCACGTGATTTTGAACTGGATATgaatggaaagaagatggaatgGGAGGCAGTTGTCAAGATTCCTTTTATTGAAGAACGTCGCCTGCTGGATGCCCTCGCAACTAGGGAACACCTGCTGACCCCGGAGGAGAAAGCACGGAATGGATTCGGTGCCAGTCTTAAGTTCACTTACTCTCCGGAGGTGCAGTTCATCTACCCGTCCTCTCTTCCCGGCGTGTTCCCAGACATTCCGAACTGCCACTGCATCGAGAACATTTTCGACTTGCCGACCATGGATGGACTTGAGCCGTACAttggattgatggatggcgtGCAAATGGGGGCTGCAGCGTTGGCTGGCTTCCCTAGTCTGCAGACGCTGCCCCATGTTGGCCAACTGGGCCACCACGGTGTCACTGTTTTCCAGCAGGAAAGTCGCAATGAGAGCATGGTCATTACATTGCTCGATCCTGGGAGCAGGTCGAGCGTCGAGTTGGCCAAACAGAAACTTGGGCAGCGCGTCCATGTGGGTTACCCGTTCTTGCAAGAAGCGCTCGTAATCCGTGTATCAGATGAACTATTCGATTATATTCTACCGGAACCTACGGGACATGTTGTTTCTATCCCCCATACCCCTGCTCAGATTGATcaatggaaaagaaaggccGAGCGGATCGAGTCGTCTTACAGCAAGAGACTTGGTACCATTATCGGCCCGGTCGAGTCGATGGTGCATGTTCAGCTGCTCAAGGGTTTGATCAAGACCGATGAGGGCGCTACGGTCAAGGAATTCGCCGATATTCCCGGGCAAGAAACCGACTACGCTCTCCAGCTGGTCGTTGACGATGTGATCAACCCCGATCAACGATTCATTGAACGGGAGGCCCTACCCATCGAAGAGGAGTTCCCCGAAAACTCCCGGGCGTTCATGCTTGGAGAATACAACTATGGACGGCCCGTTCAGATTACGGGTCATGATCATGGCAAGGTGAATGGAATGATTGCAGCGGTGAAGGTTCGGGAACCGGAGTTTGGAAGAGACCGAGCCCGGGATGCTGAGAAGCTCTGTCCTTACATGCCGTCGTACGCTATTGCTCGTAGCTTGCGGCTTAATCCTTTGGTTCTAGCCAAGATCACCTCGTCGTTTTCCGTTGACGTCGAAGGGCAGCGTGTCAATCTGGGTCTCAATTTGAAGTTCGAGGCCCGGAAGCAAAAGGTTCTTGGCTATTCTCGCCGTGGAGACTCTGGTTGGGAATTCAGCCCTAAGGCCGTAGAGCTCCTGCAACAGTATATGATCAAATTCCCCGAGTTTATCGCGGGCATTCAGCGCAATCCGCAGAATGATCGGTACACTCCTACGGACTTCTATCCCGAAGAGACCGCCctcttgaagatgaaggaaatTCGAGACTGGTTGAAGTCAATTGAGGCGAAGAACTTCGAGCGTGTCCCTCTGGATGCGGAACAGCTTGATTCTGACCTCGTCAAGTTGATCGAACAAGATGCCGACCAGCTGCTCCAGAGCATGCCACCCATGGAAGTGAAGGCGGTCCGTGGCCTGCCCCGCAGCGCCCTGCTGCGGCCGTCCGACGTCGAGCAGCGACTTGGAAACCAGACGTTCAAGTTGGGAGATCGGGTCGTGTATGCTCAAGATTCCGGCAAGGTCCCCATCGCCACTCGAGGCACCGTTGTCGGCCTTACCCGGACACCACgtgcccttctccttgatgtgGTCTTTGACGTCTCGTTCATGAGCGGTACCACGCTCGGCGACCGCTGCTCTCCGTTCCGAGGCCAGACGGTTCTGGCGTCTTCGGTGCTGAACGTCTCCTACCGGCAGCTGACCGTCAACACGCGTGCGTCAAACAGCGCGCAAAAGCAGTCTCAGCAAACGCCCTTGACTGTTGCCGGATATGGTGCTCCGCTTGGGCCCGGTGGGCAGGGACAGCTGAGAGAAGCCCCGGCCCCACCGCCCTTGGGTAATTCCTACCGCGGCGCAGTCTCCGGCATGGGTAATGGTCGCGGACGTGGACGTGGTGCCTCCAATGGCGTAGGTGCTCAAACCACGTTGCCGTTCCGGCCTCAGCCCAACGGAGCATCGCCAGCCGGTGGTCGAGGCCGAGGAGGCATGAATGGAGGCGGCCGTGGTGGGCGTGGAGGACCGGCACGCACGCGAGGCGGATATGTCGCCGTGGACAACGACCCGGAAGCCGGGGTGCTCAACCATAATCCGAACTTCCGGCCCAAGAACTATTCGCAAGTGCCACCACCGCAGAGCATCTCTGGACGAGGCCGTGGTCGTGGTAACAACATGCGAGGAGACAGGGGAACTGGATTCCGGGGACGCGGTCGCGGTCGCGGAGCGGCGGTTGCCGGAGAGAATTAG
- the HAT2 gene encoding WD repeat RBAP46/RBAP48/MSI1 family protein (COG:B;~EggNog:ENOG410PHNE;~InterPro:IPR036322,IPR015943,IPR001680,IPR019775, IPR020472,IPR022052,IPR017986;~PFAM:PF12265,PF00400;~SMCOG1173:WD-40 repeat-containing protein;~antiSMASH:Cluster_4.8;~go_function: GO:0005515 - protein binding [Evidence IEA]), which translates to MEPYDDGFIEEQEEQEEERTEEKIINEEYKTWKKNAPFLYDMILSTALEWPTLTTQWLPDKQDVPDKPYSTHRLLIGTHTSSDAQNYLQIAHVQLPNPTAPNPDDYDEERGEIGGYGGSSKKAPMEIKFNIVQKIDHKGEVNKARYQPQNPNIIATMCTDGRVMIWDRSKHPSLPTGTVNPQMELLGHTREGFGLSWSPHTTGHLATGSEDKTVRLWDLTTYTKGNKALKPVRTYTHHSSIVNDVQYHPLHSSLIGTVSDDITLQILDVREAETTRAAASAEGQHRDAINAVAFNPAAETVLATGSADKSIGLWDLRNLKTKLHALECHNDSVTSLSWHPFEESVLASASYDRKIMFWDLSRTGEEQTPEDAQDGPPELLFMHGGHTNRISDFSWNLNDPWVLCSAAEDNLLQVWKVADAIVGKDLEDVPTEELEP; encoded by the exons ATGGAGCCTTACGATGATG GTTTCATTGAggagcaagaagagcaggaggaggagcgcactgaggagaagatcattAACGAAG AATACAagacatggaagaagaacgcaCCTTTCCTTTATGACATGATCCTGAGCACGGCATTAGAATGGCCCACCCTCACAACACAATGGCTACCTGATAAACAAGA TGTTCCCGATAAGCCGTACTCGACCCATCGCCTGCTTATTGGCACTCATACCTCGAGTGATGCGCAAAACTACCTGCAGATTGCTCATGTACAGCTCCCTAATCCGACTGCGCCTAACCCAGATGACTATGATGAAGAGCGTGGGGAGATTGGCGGATACGGCGGCAGCTCAAAGAAGGCGCCTATGGAAATTAAGTTCAACATTGTGCAAAAGATTGATCACAAGGGTGAAGTCAACAAGGCGCGATACCAACCACAGAACCCCAacatcatcgccaccatGTGCACAGATGGCCGTGTAATGATCTGGGATCGCTCAAAGCACCCGAGCTTGCCTACAGGCACAGTCAACCCTCAGATGGAACTGCTCGGCCATACTCGCGAGGGCTTCGGTCTCAGCTGGAGTCCACACACTACTGGTCACCTTGCTACAGGTAGCGAGGACAAGACAGTTCGTCTTTG GGATCTGACGACATACACGAAGGGCAACAAGGCACTTAAGCCTGTTCGGACGTACACCCACCATTCTTCCATTGTCAACGATGTTCAATATCATCCTCTGCATTCTTCGCTCATTGGAACGGTATCCGATGACATCACACTTCAAATTCTCGATGTGCGTGAGGCCGAAACCACACGTGCGGCTGCCTCAGCGGAGGGTCAGCACCGTGATGCCATCAATGCCGTTGCATTCAACCCTGCCGCAGAAACGGTCCTGGCCACCGGATCGGCTGATAAGTCGATCGGCCTGTGGGATCTACGTAATCTGAAGACCAAACTGCATGCGCTCGAATGTCATAACGACTCCGTAACTTCGCTCTCTTGGCATCCATTTGAGGAGAGCGTACTGGCCAGTGCCAGCTATGACCGCAAGATCATGTTCTGGGATCTTAGCCGGACTGGTGAGGAGCAGACTCCCGAAGATGCCCAGGATGGTCCTCCCGAGCT TCTGTTCATGCACGGCGGCCACACAAACCGCATTTCGGATTTCAGCTGGAACCTGAATGACCCGTGGGTGCTCTGCTCGGCGGCTGAGGACAACCTGCTGCAGGTGTGGAAGGTGGCAGATGCGATTGTCGGCAAGGATCTGGAGGATGTGCCGACCGAAGAGTTGGAGCCATGA
- a CDS encoding mannoprotein (COG:S;~EggNog:ENOG410Q22Y;~InterPro:IPR021054;~PFAM:PF12296;~SECRETED:SignalP(1-23);~antiSMASH:Cluster_4.8) produces the protein MLFRNIAFYLTAGACLAVSPVLGAKDINQAVSDMNDLTTSIKNARQSLDNYQGEMLPSLKVRSSVQTAKGAAQKARQNLAQQDEPFNDDEAEQYYQAFQEMCPELLDAVKSSQNKAPLFKKAGVASSARATLDTLRDEHSKFGEEAQKHVPADVYAKATPCSDQIKQAFDDNDKALS, from the exons ATGCTCTTCCGCAACATTGCCTTCTACCTCACTGCTGGGGCCTGTCTCGCGGTATCCCCTGTGCTGGGCGCCAAAGACATCAATCAGGCTGTCTCGGATATGAACGACCTTACCACATCCATCAAAAATGCCAGACAGTCCCTGGATAACTACCAGGGAGAAATGCTTCCCAGCCTCAAGGTTAGAAGTTCGGTGCAGACAGCCAAGGGTGCCGCCCAGAAAGCTCGCCAGAACCTAGCTCAGCAAGACGAGCCtttcaatgatgatgaggccgaGCAATATTACCAGGCCTTCCAGGAAATGTGCCCGGAACTCCTGGACGCAGTGAAGTCATCACAGAACAAG GCGCCTCTATTCAAAAAGGCTGGGGTGGCATCATCTGCGAGGGCAACGCTTGATACACTCCGGGACGAGCACTCCAAATTTGGGGAAGAAGCGCAAAAGCACGTCCCTGCGGACGTCTATGCTAAGGCAACTCCCTGTTCGGACCAGATCAAGCAGGCTTttgatgacaatgacaaaGCTCTGTCTTGA
- the GCH1 gene encoding GTP cyclohydrolase I (COG:H;~EggNog:ENOG410PFKM;~InterPro:IPR018234,IPR043134,IPR001474,IPR020602, IPR043133;~PFAM:PF01227;~antiSMASH:Cluster_4.8;~go_function: GO:0003934 - GTP cyclohydrolase I activity [Evidence IEA];~go_process: GO:0046654 - tetrahydrofolate biosynthetic process [Evidence IEA]), with protein MGSGTSPPPPGPKPRSAIPSHMLNGGSPLHVSTSPSTSSRDARERESLNSSILSSFTPRIPVEFNLPASASHPSGESLVDDTPRGSTSAKPTLNDPPRDPRDEAGALTPPATVSRPASPYTLFPPIDFDGLSWPCPGTRERLESSPEETEERIKKLAGAVRTILECVGEDPEREGLRETPERYAKAMLYFTKGYEENVRDLVNGAVFHEDHDELVIVKDIEVFSLCEHHMVPFTGKMHIGYIPDRRVLGLSKLARLAEMFSRRLQVQERLTKQVALAISEVLKPRGVGVVMESSHLCMVMRGVQKTSSTTTTSCMLGCMRSSAKTREEFLTLLHRR; from the exons ATGGGCTCTGGAAcgtctccccctcctccgggCCCGAAGCCTAGGTCTGCCATACCCTCTCATATGCTGAATGGCGGCTCTCCTCTCCACGTCTCTACCAGCCCCTCTACCAGCTCGCGCGACGCTCGGGAGAGGGAAAGTctcaactcctccatcctttcGTCGTTCACTCCCCGCATCCCGGTGGAGTTCAACTTGcctgcctctgcctctcaCCCTTCCGGGGAGTCCCTGGTAGATGACACCCCCCGGGGGTCTACCTCTGCTAA ACCGACATTGAACGATCCTCCCCGCGATCCGAGAGATGAGGCCGGTGCATTGACCCCGCCTGCGACTGTCAGCAGACCAGCAAGCCCTTacaccctcttccctccaaTTGACTTCGATGGACTGAGTTGGCCTT GCCCCGGTACCAGGGAGCGACTGGAGTCGTCGCCCGAAGAGACAGAGGAGCGCATTAAGAAGCTCGCAGGAGCTGTTCGGACGATTTTGGAGTGTGTCGGAGAGGACCCGGAAAGAGAGGGCCTGCGCGAGACCCCAGAGAGATATGCCAAGGCCATGCTCTACTTTACCAAGGGCTATGAGGAGAATGTCCGGGATCTTGTCAATGGTGCGGTCTTCCATGAGGATCATGACGAGCTGGTGATTGTCAAGGATATCGAGGTGTTCTCGCTGTGCGAGCACCACATGGTACCCTTCACTGGAAAG ATGCACATTGGCTACATCCCTGATCGCCGTGTGCTTGGCCTCTCCAAGTTGGCTCGTCTGGCGGAAATGTTCTCTCGTCGTCTCCAGGTGCAAGAGCGCTTGACCAAGCAAGTCGCTCTGGCTATTTCTGAGGTTTTGAAACCccgtggtgttggtgttgtcatGGAGTCGTCCCATCTTTGCATGGTGATGCGTGGTGTGCAAAAGACTAGCAGCACTACCACGACCAGCTGCATGCTTGGCTGCATGCGGTCGAGCGCGAAGACCCGGGAGGAGTTCCTGACTCTGCTGCACCGCCGATAA
- a CDS encoding uncharacterized protein (COG:S;~EggNog:ENOG410PNWJ;~antiSMASH:Cluster_4.8) produces MTTPTTQEDVDAAECLLFLAGSRESIQTPKQCSDARHTRAHSTQSTLSLPGAYASGCDQRYTQVQLTPQRQITPPTQLPPRKRPQFSHPAQYLPQAQYSPQAQYSPQAQYSPRAQYLPQAQYYLPQAQNPPQVQLTPQVQLTPQVQITPQVQNASQSQNPSKAQNSRQVQKPRQVQNPPRMQNAPQVQNRSRAKTSHRAQNISRPQHPPQVQITPGRSNLVSKHSGPPNVPQPPQNSNQQQGSSAVPAQQPQQLGANINPQLALQAYLIRQQLIAGIQPENIIPMCPQGSNTKVKTPAIVQITNEGIKVPKIPPAQFTGSFQPIPQDQLASIPLQPAGTVEARPQIATQTGRLGNNLIPVPVSALNPDETDVRTVQQQPRAIDPPETMTLPQQPTVICRPEARTIPQQPRNLGRSEARTVPQQPRAIGHPEARTVSQQPRVIGQPALNMALVENARVQPPPPLLIPILPHGGYDLLRHLAYYPQLALGLTSYLDINDIVNIGALSRPIHDFLCAYIGHITSTYAAARHHLSSITFPVLCYPRLCAQPRQWRTFQPQDRQYNLDVLVPSIPWLRMLSYRESVVLDIIVLLHQAGYNLPAAAYQPILKIWALMDIPDNERREWTIRNRCVWQDGDIFLATLFLVQLDMYLRQKRDQQSNSIRRLLMAQPTLTFLHKYIQGTVLQTPMDVLAEYVRWKYAPETATQGERDIFGVPIEDAGSLQYEWYGKKRGVGVGEGNRVRLRRPDECILLELRRRGLSPHDMFVEFFVCNRGHVFFPVDRNSVSWVAQMREYVAQNGGNWMDAVRLD; encoded by the coding sequence ATGACTACTCCCACTACCCAAGAGGACGTGGATGCCGCCGAGTGCTTGCTCTTCCTTGCGGGCTCTAGAGAGAGCATTCAGACACCAAAACAGTGCAGCGATGCCCGTCATACTAGAGCACATAGCACACAGAGCACATTGAGCCTTCCTGGTGCTTATGCGAGCGGCTGTGATCAGCGCTACACTCAAGTACAGCTCACTCCTCAAAGGCAGATCACTCCTCCAACACAGCTCCCTCCTCGAAAGCGACCACAGTTCAGTCATCCAGCACAGTATCTCCCCCAAGCGCAGTATTCCCCTCAAGCGCAGTATTCCCCTCAAGCGCAGTATTCCCCTCGAGCACAGTATCTCCCTCAAGCACAGTATTATCTCCCGCAAGCACAGAACCCCCCTCAAGTACAGCTTACGCCTCAAGTACAGCTTACGCCTCAAGTTCAGATTACCCCTCAAGTGCAGAATGCTTCTCAGTCTCAGAACCCCTCTAAAGCGCAGAATTCCCGTCAAGTGCAGAAACCCCGTCAAGTGCAGAACCCCCCTCGAATGCAGAATGCTCCTCAAGTGCAGAATCGCTCCCGGGCAAAAACTTCCCATCGAGCACAGAACATTTCTCGACCACAGCATCCTCCACAAGTACAGATCACCCCTGGGCGCTCAAATCTCGTCTCGAAACACTCTGGGCCACCAAATGTCCCCCAACCCCCACAGAACTCCAACCAGCAACAGGGATCCTCCGCAGTGCCAGCACAGCAACCCCAACAATTGGGAGCAAACATTAACCCCCAGTTAGCGCTGCAGGCATATCTAATCCGCCAGCAGTTAATCGCCGGTATTCAGCCAGAGAACATCATACCTATGTGTCCGCAGGGAAGCAACACAAAAGTGAAAACACCGGCCATTGTACAGATAACCAACGAAGGTATCAAGGTGCCGAAAATTCCCCCTGCACAATTCACTGGCAGCTTTCAGCCAATCCCTCAGGATCAGTTGGCATCCATACCCCTTCAGCCAGCCGGGACAGTGGAAGCAAGGCCGCAAATTGCTACCCAGACTGGGAGATTGGGCAATAATCTCATACCAGTGCCTGTTAGTGCGTTGAACCCAGATGAGACTGATGTCAGAACTGTACAACAGCAGCCACGAGCTATCGACCCTCCTGAAACCATGACTCTCCCACAGCAGCCAACAGTTATTTGCCGCCCAGAAGCCAGAACAATACCACAGCAGCCACGAAATCTTGGCCGTTCAGAAGCCAGGACTGTACCGCAGCAGCCACGAGCTATCGGCCACCCAGAAGCCCGGACTGTATCACAGCAGCCACGAGTAATTGGCCAGCCAGCCTTAAATATGGCTTTGGTTGAAAACGCCAGAGTTCAGCCACCCCCTCCACTTCTAATCCCTATTCTCCCCCATGGGGGGTATGACCTCCTGCGACATCTCGCATACTACCCTCAACTCGCTCTTGGCCTTACCAGTTACCTCGACATCAATGATATAGTCAACATAGGTGCTCTATCTAGACCCATTCACGACTTCCTCTGCGCATATATCGGACATATTACCTCAACCTATGCAGCAGCACGTCACCATCTCTCTTCCATTACTTTCCCCGTCCTCTGTTATCCTAGATTGTGCGCCCAACCCAGACAGTGGCGTACCTTCCAACCTCAAGACCGCCAGTATAACCTTGATGTCCTCGTGCCGTCCATCCCATGGCTCCGAATGCTTTCATATCGCGAGAGCGTTGTGTTAGATATCATagtcctcctccaccaggcTGGCTATAACCTCCCGGCGGCAGCCTATCAACCCATCTTGAAAATCTGGGCTTTGATGGATATCCCAGACAACGAGCGCCGAGAGTGGACGATCCGTAACCGATGCGTCTGGCAAGATGGGGATATCTTTCTCGCTACACTCTTCCTTGTCCAATTGGATATGTATCTGCGCCAGAAGCGCGACCAGCAAAGCAATAGTATCCGACGACTCCTGATGGCACAGCCTACCCTTACCTTCCTACATAAATATATCCAGGGAACAGTGTTACAGACTCCTATGGATGTTTTGGCTGAGTATGTGCGCTGGAAATACGCACCTGAAACTGCTACCCagggggaaagggatatTTTTGGCGTGCCGATTGAGGACGCGGGCAGTTTGCAGTATGAGTGGTATGGCAAGAAGCgtggagtgggagtgggtgaAGGAAACAGGGTCAGGCTACGTCGCCCCGATGAATGCATTCTGCTagagctgagaagaagaggcctGAGTCCGCATGATATGTTTGTGGAATTCTTTGTTTGCAATCGTGGTcatgttttctttcctgtgGATAGGAATTCAGTGTCTTGGGTTGCGCAGATGAGGGAATATGTGGCGCAAAATGGAGGTAACTGGATGGATGCTGTGagattggattga